In Crateriforma spongiae, the following are encoded in one genomic region:
- a CDS encoding replication-associated recombination protein A — translation MNAVAPLAARMRPDSLDQYIGQSQILGDGKLLRRMIDSKRLGSIILFGPPGTGKTTLAYLLAKETGTELRQLSAVSSGVKDVREVLAEAGDRIAAGDPPLALFIDEIHRFSKSQQDALLPDVEAGIVSLIGATTANPHFAVNGALISRSQLFQLTSLTPDDVETLLRRALQDPVKGLADHDVRVDDDAIAFLAEACEGDARRALTALEIAVGSAGDGKVDRAAAAESMGNRLAGYDSTGDDHYDLASALIKSIRGSDVDAAMYWLARMLEGGEDIRFLCRRLVILASEDVGNADPQALTIAVAAMQACEFVGLPEAQLTLSQTVAYLALAPKSNAATRAIGAARRDVRDRPILAVPAALRDAHYSGAKTLGHGEGYVYAHDAEGGIAAQDYLGEDRRYYEPTDRGFEATLAERLTKIRQILGDRGASG, via the coding sequence ATGAACGCCGTGGCGCCGCTGGCGGCCCGCATGCGACCGGACAGTCTGGATCAGTATATCGGTCAATCCCAGATCCTGGGCGACGGCAAATTGTTACGTCGTATGATCGATTCGAAACGGCTGGGGTCCATCATCTTGTTCGGGCCACCCGGCACCGGCAAAACCACCTTGGCGTATTTGTTGGCGAAAGAAACGGGAACGGAACTGCGTCAGTTAAGCGCGGTGTCCAGCGGCGTCAAAGATGTCCGCGAAGTGTTGGCCGAAGCCGGCGACCGAATTGCCGCGGGCGATCCGCCCTTGGCACTGTTCATCGACGAAATCCATCGCTTTTCCAAGTCACAACAAGACGCCCTTTTGCCCGACGTGGAAGCCGGCATTGTGTCGCTGATCGGCGCGACCACCGCCAATCCACACTTTGCCGTCAACGGTGCGTTGATCAGCCGCAGTCAGTTGTTTCAATTGACCTCGTTGACCCCGGACGACGTCGAAACCCTGCTGCGACGCGCCCTGCAGGATCCCGTCAAAGGCTTGGCCGATCACGACGTCCGTGTCGACGATGACGCGATCGCTTTCCTGGCCGAAGCCTGTGAAGGCGACGCGCGTCGGGCGCTGACCGCACTGGAAATCGCCGTGGGCAGTGCGGGTGACGGCAAAGTCGATCGCGCCGCCGCGGCCGAATCGATGGGCAACCGTTTGGCGGGTTACGACTCGACCGGTGATGACCATTACGACCTGGCCAGCGCGTTGATCAAATCAATCCGTGGCAGCGATGTCGATGCTGCGATGTACTGGCTGGCGCGAATGCTGGAAGGCGGCGAGGACATTCGGTTCCTGTGTCGGCGTTTGGTGATCCTGGCCAGCGAAGACGTCGGCAACGCGGACCCCCAAGCACTGACCATCGCCGTTGCCGCCATGCAAGCGTGCGAGTTCGTCGGTTTGCCGGAAGCCCAACTGACGCTCAGCCAAACCGTCGCCTATCTGGCATTGGCCCCGAAAAGCAACGCCGCAACGCGAGCCATCGGTGCGGCCCGCCGTGATGTCCGCGATCGACCGATTCTGGCGGTTCCGGCGGCACTACGCGACGCCCATTACAGCGGTGCGAAAACGCTGGGGCATGGCGAAGGCTACGTCTATGCGCATGATGCCGAGGGCGGGATTGCCGCGCAAGATTATTTGGGTGAAGACCGGCGATATTACGAGCCGACCGACCGCGGATTCGAAGCCACGCTGGCCGAGCGTCTTACGAAGATTCGTCAAATTTTGGGCGATCGCGGAGCGTCTGGCTGA
- a CDS encoding DUF1499 domain-containing protein, translating to MLDNWIKGLTQNYARYDAESKDHDLRPVAMALSVDAMRQRLESWTQLQSHWSVIGHEGRDGRCRLHLTRKTQLFGFVDDINVEIVPDANGCLVHAESQSRVGKGDFGQNKRNLKELRHGIMG from the coding sequence ATGTTGGACAACTGGATCAAGGGGCTGACCCAAAATTACGCCCGCTATGACGCGGAATCCAAGGACCATGATTTGCGTCCAGTTGCGATGGCGTTGTCCGTCGATGCGATGCGACAACGACTGGAAAGCTGGACGCAATTGCAAAGTCACTGGTCGGTGATCGGACACGAGGGCCGCGACGGTCGTTGTCGTTTGCACCTGACGCGGAAGACCCAACTGTTCGGATTTGTCGATGACATCAACGTGGAAATCGTTCCCGATGCCAACGGTTGCCTGGTTCACGCGGAAAGCCAGTCACGTGTCGGCAAAGGCGATTTTGGCCAAAACAAACGCAATCTGAAAGAACTGCGTCACGGAATCATGGGCTAA
- the floA gene encoding flotillin-like protein FloA (flotillin-like protein involved in membrane lipid rafts): protein MTMLTTSLIDCLQSAQLIAQSGRGVFGVIVLAAIFVGVFLLAVLGFFFIRYGKLWFQAYMSVADVSLVSLIRMHFTKVNPNVIVQAKVMAAQAGLNTDRRDGISTRRLEAHYLAGGNVMNVIHAIIAAHRAEIPLDFDQASAIDLAGRDVLDAVQTSVYPKVIECPDPKRSGKATLSAITQNGIELKVRARVTVRTNLEQLIGGATEDTVIARVGEAIISSIGSSDTHFDVLENPDMVSRVVLERGLDAQTAFEIVSIDIADIDVGENIGARLQSDQAEADTRVARARAERRRAEAIAEEQQMSARVASNRSRLVLAEAKVPEAMAEAFRAGRVIGDNN from the coding sequence ATGACCATGCTGACGACTTCGTTGATCGACTGCTTGCAAAGCGCGCAATTGATTGCTCAGAGCGGACGCGGCGTTTTTGGCGTCATTGTCTTGGCGGCCATCTTCGTCGGTGTGTTCTTGCTGGCCGTTCTGGGATTCTTTTTCATCCGTTACGGCAAGCTGTGGTTCCAGGCCTACATGTCGGTCGCCGACGTCAGCCTGGTTTCGCTGATCCGCATGCACTTCACTAAGGTCAACCCGAACGTGATCGTGCAGGCGAAGGTCATGGCGGCCCAAGCCGGATTGAACACCGATCGACGTGACGGGATCAGCACGCGTCGATTGGAAGCCCACTACTTGGCCGGCGGCAACGTGATGAACGTGATCCATGCGATCATCGCCGCCCACCGTGCGGAAATCCCGTTGGATTTTGATCAAGCCAGCGCGATCGACTTGGCGGGACGCGATGTCCTGGACGCCGTCCAAACCAGCGTGTACCCCAAAGTCATCGAATGTCCCGATCCGAAACGCAGCGGTAAAGCAACGCTGAGCGCGATCACTCAAAACGGGATCGAATTGAAAGTCCGCGCACGCGTGACGGTGCGAACCAACTTGGAACAATTGATCGGCGGGGCGACCGAGGACACGGTGATTGCCCGCGTCGGCGAAGCGATCATCAGTTCGATCGGATCGTCCGATACGCACTTTGATGTGCTGGAGAACCCCGATATGGTCAGCCGCGTGGTGTTGGAACGCGGCTTGGACGCCCAAACGGCTTTCGAAATCGTCTCCATCGACATCGCCGACATCGACGTGGGTGAAAACATCGGTGCCCGTCTGCAATCCGATCAAGCCGAAGCCGACACGCGGGTCGCACGCGCTCGGGCAGAACGACGTCGAGCCGAAGCGATCGCGGAAGAACAGCAGATGAGTGCTCGGGTGGCGTCGAACCGTTCGCGTCTGGTCTTGGCCGAAGCGAAAGTGCCCGAGGCGATGGCCGAAGCATTCCGCGCCGGACGCGTCATCGGCGATAACAACTGA